Proteins co-encoded in one Marmota flaviventris isolate mMarFla1 chromosome 9, mMarFla1.hap1, whole genome shotgun sequence genomic window:
- the LOC139707124 gene encoding olfactory receptor 51V1-like has translation MSALSHSHLNSSTFVLTGVPGLEVYSLWLSIPFSSIYAMVFLGNCTVLHVIRTEPSLHQPMFYFLAMLSLTDLCIGLSTVHTVLGVLYGFMQEISLDFCIAQSYFIHGLSLMESSVLLAMAFDRYIAICNPLSYSSILTSDKIMKIGVAILCRSFSFISPAIIRLKFLNYCRPHILSHSFCLHQDLLRLACSDIRFNSIYALVLVIMNLLLDAVLIIISYIMILHTVLAIASREERMKSLQTCVSHICAVLVFYIPIIGLTMVHRFGKHLSPLVHVLMGNIYILFPPLMNPIIYSIKTHQIRRRVQRLFSLKAV, from the coding sequence ATGTCTGCTCTCTCTCACTCCCACCTCAATAGTTCAACATTTGTTCTCACTGGAGTTCCTGGTCTAGAAGTTTACTCCCTCTGGCTCTCCATCCCCTTCTCCTCCATCTATGCCATGGTGTTCCTGGGAAACTGTACGGTGCTCCATGTGATCAGGACTGAGCCAAGCTTGCACCAGCCCATGTTCTACTTCCTGGCCATGCTGTCCCTCACGGATCTGTGCATTGGACTGTCCACTGTGCACACGGTGCTGGGAGTCCTCTATGGGTTCATGCAAGAGATCAGCCTGGATTTCTGCATTGCTCAGTCCTATTTCATCCATGGTCTGTCCCTCATGGAGTCCTCTGTCCTCCTGGCTATGGCCTTTGACCGCTACATTGCCATTTGCAACCCTCTAAGCTACTCCTCCATCCTAACCAGTGACAAAATCATGAAAATCGGGGTGGCAATTTTGTGTAgaagtttttcattcatttctcctgCCATCATCCGCCTGAAGTTCTTAAATTACTGCCGTCCTCACatcctctctcactctttctgcCTGCACCAAGACTTACTTCGATTGGCCTGTTCAGACATCCGCTTCAACAGCATCTATGCTCTGGTTCTGGTGATCATGAACTTGCTGCTGGATGCTGTGCTCATCATAATCTCCTACATTATGATCTTGCATACAGTCTTAGCCATCGCATCCCGGGAGGAGAGAATGAAGTCCTTACAGACCTGTGTGTCTCACATCTGTGCTGTTTTGGTTTTCTACATCCCAATCATTGGTCTGACCATGGTTCATCGCTTTGGCAAACACCTCTCTCCTCTGGTTCATGTCCTCATGGGCAACATCTATATCCTTTTCCCACCCTTGATGAACCCCATTATCTACAGTATCAAGACCCACCAGATACGAAGGAGAGTGCAGAGGTTGTTTTCCTTGAAAGCAGTCTAA